The following coding sequences are from one Nicotiana tabacum cultivar K326 chromosome 1, ASM71507v2, whole genome shotgun sequence window:
- the LOC107792559 gene encoding 1-aminocyclopropane-1-carboxylate synthase-like yields MVFISGNQKQQLLSKIATNDGHGENSAYFDGWKAYENDPFHLSNNPNGVIQMGLAENQLCFDLIQEWVVNNPKASICTTEGAEDFKDIAIFQDYHGLPEFRQAVARFMERVRGDKVTFDPNRIVMSGGATGAHEMLAFCLADPGDAFLVPTPYYPAFDRDLRWRTGVQLFPVVCDSSNDFKVTRKALESAYEKAQESNIKIKGLLINNPSNPLGTLLDRDTLKDIVSFVNSKNIHLVCDEIYAATVFNKPNFISISEILEENVGLCNQDLVHIVYSLSKDLGFPGFRVGIVYSYNNTVVNIARKMSSFGLVSTQTQHLIASMLSDEIFVEKFIAESSERLGIRQGMFSKGLAQVGISTLKSNAGLFFWMDLRRLLKDSTFEAELELWRIIINEVKLNVSPGCSFHCSEPGWFRVCFANMDDETMRIAIRRIRNFVLQTKGITNKVAAFKKQCSRSKLQISLSFRRLDDFNSPAHSPMNSPLVRT; encoded by the exons ATGGTGTTCATTTCAGGCAACCAAAAGCAGCAGCTtctttcaaaaatagccacaaatgATGGACATGGAGAAAACTCAGCTTATTTTGATGGTTGGAAGGCTTATGAAAATGATCCTTTTCATCTCTCTAACAATCCTAATGGAGTTATTCAGATGGGTCTTGCAGAAAATCAG CTTTGCTTTGATTTAATCCAAGAATGGGTGGTCAATAACCCAAAAGCCTCCATTTGCACAACTGAAGGAGCTGAAGATTTCAAGGATATTGCTATTTTTCAAGACTATCATGGCTTGCCTGAGTTTAGACAG GCAGTTGCAAGGTTTATGGAGAGAGTAAGAGGAGACAAAGTCACATTTGACCCAAATCGCATAGTTATGAGTGGAGGAGCAACTGGAGCTCATGAAATGTTGGCTTTTTGCTTGGCTGATCCTGGTGATGCATTTTTGGTTCCTACACCATATTATCCTGC ATTTGACAGAGATTTGAGGTGGAGAACTGGTGTACAACTATTTCCTGTTGTTTGTGACAGTTCTAATGATTTCAAAGTCACTAGAAAAGCCTTAGAATCTGCATATGAGAAAGCTCAAGAATCCAATATCAAAATAAAGGGTTTGCTTATAAACAATCCTTCAAATCCATTAGGCACTCTACTCGACCGGGACACGCTCAAAGACATAGTAAGTTTCGTTAATTCGAAAAACATCCATTTAGTATGCGATGAAATTTATGCTGCTACTGTCTTTAATAAGCCAAATTTCATCAGCATTTCCGAAATACTAGAGGAAAACGTTGGATTATGCAACCAAGATTTGGTACATATAGTTTATAGCTTGTCCAAGGATTTAGGATTTCCAGGATTCAGGGTCGGAATTGTTTACTCGTACAACAATACAGTAGTGAACATCGCTAGAAAAATGTCGAGCTTCGGGCTAGTTTCAACACAGACACAACATTTGATTGCATCAATGTTGTCTGATGAAATTTTCGTCGAAAAATTCATTGCTGAGAGTTCTGAAAGGCTTGGAATAAGGCAGGGGATGTTCTCTAAAGGACTAGCACAAGTTGGAATTAGTACATTGAAGAGTAACGCCGGTTTATTTTTTTGGATGGATTTAAGAAGGCTACTAAAAGATTCAACATTTGAAGCTGAGTTAGAACTGTGGAGAATTATTATCAATGAAGTGAAACTTAATGTTTCACCAGGTTGTTCTTTTCATTGTTCTGAACCAGGTTGGTTTAGGGTTTGTTTCGCGAATATGGACGATGAAACTATGAGAATTGCTATAAGAAGGATAAGGAATTTTGTGCTTCAAACAAAGGGAATTACTAATAAAGTTGCTGCATTCAAGAAACAATGCAGTAGGAGCAAACTTCAAATCAGCTTATCGTTTCGGAGATTGGATGATTTCAATTCCCCAGCTCATTCTCCAATGAATTCTCCTTTGGTCAGGACTTAA